The DNA region TGCACTAACATAGGTTGATGGAATTCTTTCTCCTATTTTCTCTGTTTTTTCTGGGCTTGGAATTGGCTTTTTTTTGTCTGTTAGAGAAGATGAAAGCCAGGGAAGATTTATCTTTACAACAATAAGGCTTAACCCTAAAGATTCTGCTATTTTTCTTGCACAAACAAGCTCTTTTTTGTGCCTCTGTCCATAATCAAATGATAAGGGGAAACAAAGATAGCCCTTGCTTTTTGCAAGATAAAGAATTGTTGAAGAATCAAGACCACCAGAGAGAAGAATAACAGCCTTTTTATTTTCCAATATTTTTGAATATTCCCATTACATAGCTTGAGCTGTAATAAGAGATTTTCTCTTTTGTCTCCTTTAATGCCTGCTGTGCTTCATTTATGGAAGACAAAACAAGCTCAACTGAGTTTTCTTTTTCTGCCTTTTTAAGGAGATTTTTTGCTTTCTTTATCCTTTCCTTTGCATACCTCTCTGCCCCCTCCTTTTCTGCCTCTTCTATTAAAGAAGATGCCTTAAGGATAAGCATTTGAATATATTCTTTTGGTGACTCTTCTTTAGGAAATTTTGCTATCTTTAAAAGCTCTATCTTTGGAGCTTCTACCTTAGAAACTTTTACTATCTTTGGTGGTTCTACCTCAGAAATTTCTGCTATCCTTAATGGTTCTTCTTTAGAAATTTCTACTACCTTTGATGGTTCTTCTTTTATAGGCTCTATCTTTGGGGCTTTTATTGCTATTCTTTGAGGCTCTATTACAGGAATTTCTACAATTTCTTTCCTTCTCACAAAGATATTGACAAAAGTATATTCCTCTTTCTCTTTTATAACTACCTCTTTTTCCTCTGAAATCCATCCCTTTTTTTCTGCCTTTAATTTATACCTTCCAGGCTTAATTGTAATCTTTAGAGGTGTTTGGCCAGAGAGCTTTCCATCAATATATAATGATGCGTCAATTATAGGGTATGAGGCAACCATAAGTTCCTCACAAAA from bacterium includes:
- a CDS encoding PEGA domain-containing protein; this encodes MGFLIRIGLVLTLSFNLGFCEELMVASYPIIDASLYIDGKLSGQTPLKITIKPGRYKLKAEKKGWISEEKEVVIKEKEEYTFVNIFVRRKEIVEIPVIEPQRIAIKAPKIEPIKEEPSKVVEISKEEPLRIAEISEVEPPKIVKVSKVEAPKIELLKIAKFPKEESPKEYIQMLILKASSLIEEAEKEGAERYAKERIKKAKNLLKKAEKENSVELVLSSINEAQQALKETKEKISYYSSSYVMGIFKNIGK